AGCCTGCGGAAATGGAGTATTCTCGTGCTCCTTGAGGCGCTTTACTACAACCCTAACATGGCGCTTCAGGTGCTCGATGCGAACGGGGCGACAGCCGAGTTTTTCACCGATGCCCTCCAGATGCTGCCTAAGTTTAAGAGAGTGCACGAATGCAAAGTCACGATTGTCTCGCTCTTGAGCATCCTCTCCGTCGATCCAAACACGCTGCCAGAGGCAATAAAGGCGGGCTATGCGCAcctcttgcgcgcattgaCTCGCCAGCTCAAGCTGCTGCCTGTATTGGTCGCACAGCGCGTTGAAGTCCAACGCGCGCTCGATGAAGGATTCGACGAAAACGATGAGGAAGAGGCGGAAGAAGAGAATGACGtggacgacgatgcggaTGTGCAGGACGACGACAACGAGTACCTTGAGCTGCTTATTCAAGAGGCCGCGCGTCTTCGCACTAAGGTCACGCATATTGACAATGGcgaggaggaagaagaggaagaggacgaTTTGGAATTGGAGGATATCGAGGACGATGACCTCATTTACGAATCACCACTTGAAAACGTGCCTGTCTACGAGCCTTTCCGCTCGGTCGTGCACCAGCTACAAACTCAGCATGCTGCACTCTTCCAATCGCTCACGGAGGGTATGAGCAAGGAAGAGCAGGAGCAGTTCCAACAGGTGTACGCGATCCAAGACGGGGTAGAAACGGGACTCGGCAAGCCGGAGAAGGGTACATAGTTGTACAAGGCAgaaatgcgcgccttgtgcatGTCCAGCATACATAATCGTAACTACTATGAACCGCTATCCGATATGTACAAGTGCGGTAATTAGAATGGGGACTGGATATCTTGACTGAGGCTCGGAAATCGTCGTACTGTACGCTCGTCATTGCGCGTATGCGCTCGGATGCGGTGGCCCAGGCGTCCTTCGGTGATAAAAGAGCTTTCCCAACGGTCCGGTACGGGTTTCCTTTCTGTGCACCAGTAGAAAATATCCCAGTCTggctcgtccagcagcctatcgagctcgtcgagctcgtcgtcgccgaGGCTGGCCAGCTCCTTTTGTGCAAATGTACTGAGGATCAGGTCGGTTTCTAGCGTGCCGCGTTTCCGGCACTGGTATTGCATGCGGGCAAGTTTACGTGGCCGGTCTTCGTTAGTGCGGTTCGGCACACGGTTCGGCACTTCGATCCCTTCCACGCGCTGGGATGCACTGGCGAGGTCCACGCCGTCGGCTTTTCGTGCAGGGTCCAAGTCTGGCGAGAAAGGCAGCGGGAACGGATCCAACAGTGCATCCTTTGCGTTTCGTTTATTCTTCAGCGGTGCGCATGCCGCAAAACGCcttgctggcgcagcgacgcgcacgctggcgCCCAAGCCTACGCGGAGCCACATGCGAGGCCCGACCACAACCTCCACTTCGAGCACGTATACGGTCACGTGTAAACTATACTTTTTCACGTGACTAATACGGCCTgggtgcgcgcgccagcgtTTCTGCTGCCGACCCACCTCTTCTTCTGGCATTCAAACATGGTATGTATCGTGTTGGCATACACCACACGAAAGGCTGTGGTTCTTGGTATGGCGGGCAATACATATTTTTGACGATACGACTTTGGGCGATGCCGGCGCAACAAttgtgcgcaagtgcgtcgatgcactggcgcagcagcgcccgTGCTTTATGTGTCATCTCCCCTGCCGTACTATGGACACGCCAGCACTCATTTGAACAGTACTGACCGCCACAGTCTAAGCGCACCGCAAAGGTTGGTATCACAGGCAAGTACGGCACGCGCTACGGCTCGTCGCTCCGTCGCCAGATCAAGAAGATTGAAATCTCCCAACACAGTCGCTACACGTGCTCCTTCTGCGGTAAGGACACTGTGAAGCGCTCTGCTGTCGGTATTTGGAACTGCCACTCTTGCAAGAAGGTCATTGCCGGTGGTGCGTGGACCATGAACACGACTGCGGCCgcgacggtgcgcagcaccatCCGTCGTCTGCGTGAGATCAGCGAGGCGTAAGGGCCCTATGCTATTTTTCAAAACACCGCTGCACACTGTTGCCATCTGGTCTTGACGACCCGTTAAGATTGATTATGTATGTTCTTTCGTGCATGTGCCGTAGTTCGGCGGTGGCGCTTGCCACGGTGAATACCTACATCTATGACCGAATTATATGCAGTGACGAGTGATGTGATATAGAAGTCAGACAAGGTGTGCCAGTGTGGTGCACTGGTGGCAACCTGGCCGTCTTATGGCTACGAGCAGTGCCTCGGCTACACCATTGCAAGGGGATATACTGTGCGCTACCAAAGGTTTTCTAGCGCGACGTGTTGCGTTCCAAGATATCCTTCGCCTCATTGATTTCTGCGTGAGTTGTTTGTAGCACGTACTGCTCGCAAGGTAGGGCGAGCCACCGCGATCGGGGTGGTTCGCAATCATCATACGACGATGCGAGTCCTTGATTTTGTTCCTTGTAACGCTCGCCTCGCTGCAAATTAGCACGTTACTGCACGTACCGAAGTCCAAGGACCTGTGCAGCTTCCTTCCTGTCCATTTTCGACTGGAACCCGCCTTTTACCCACTTGCCGCTCGAACCAGAACTGGAGCCCATACTCAGCTTCGCGAGCAGGCCACTGTGTGTCAGTGTTCAGCAAAAGACTACCTACGCTCCAATCAAAGCACATCCGATAATAACAGGCATTGCCAGTTCATTCCGCTGCGTCGCCTGCAGTAGCTGCGGCGAGCTTGGACGGAATGGCGAAGTAGACAGGTTTCGCACACTGGTCGACGCTCCCCTGCGCAACAGTGGCGCGTGCGAAAGCATTCTAGTACGCAGCATTCTGGCAAGGGCAGCGCGGCGGTTCCACGCGTATATCCAACACACAAAAGCGTAATTCCCAATCTCATGTCCTGCCTATGCCGCCatggcacagcgcgcggtgaTGACGTTTCATCACATCCTTTCGGCAAGAAAGATCACCCAACTGCATGCATGGTCTGGCGAGCTGGGTCTGCAAGGGATTATCAAGGTGGGCTACCCCGGCCTGCTTCTCCTTGCCGATCGGcccgagcgtgccgcgtcgCACGTCGCAGAGtacgtgcggcgcgtgaaACGGATGCGGTGGCAGACGTGCGAGCTACGCATCCTCGAAGACGCGCCGTCCGTGCCGGCACTCTGTGCACTTCAGAATGCGTTGGCCGGTGCACGCAACTCGCACaccgcgcgtcgctctgcgctcgcgcacctcgaTACCCTGAAACAAATCGCGCCTAttctgcgcgacgccgacTATGCtggggcgcagcgcatgcaggAGGACGTGGATACGCCGCGGTTCGATTCGTGGGAAGCCTTctaccgccgcgccatgcgtcCGTAATGTGGAGGTTGTGTTGCTTTTGGAC
This region of Malassezia vespertilionis chromosome 9, complete sequence genomic DNA includes:
- the emi5 gene encoding Succinate dehydrogenase assembly factor 2 mitochondrial (EggNog:ENOG503NYI5; COG:S), producing MWLRVGLGASVRVAAPARRFAACAPLKNKRNAKDALLDPFPLPFSPDLDPARKADGVDLASASQRVEGIEVPNRVPNRTNEDRPRKLARMQYQCRKRGTLETDLILSTFAQKELASLGDDELDELDRLLDEPDWDIFYWCTERKPVPDRWESSFITEGRLGHRIRAHTRNDERTVRRFPSLSQDIQSPF
- the RPL43 gene encoding 60S ribosomal protein L43 (COG:J; EggNog:ENOG503P404), with the protein product MSKRTAKVGITGKYGTRYGSSLRRQIKKIEISQHSRYTCSFCGKDTVKRSAVGIWNCHSCKKVIAGGAWTMNTTAAATVRSTIRRLREISEA
- the PAM18 gene encoding mitochondrial import inner membrane translocase subunit TIM14 (COG:O; EggNog:ENOG503P48T; TransMembrane:1 (o40-57i)), whose translation is MLSHAPLLRRGASTSVRNLSTSPFRPSSPQLLQATQRNELAMPVIIGCALIGAGLLAKLSMGSSSGSSGKWVKGGFQSKMDRKEAAQVLGLREASVTRNKIKDSHRRMMIANHPDRGGSPYLASKINEAKDILERNTSR
- a CDS encoding uncharacterized protein (EggNog:ENOG503PGUJ; COG:S) — protein: MAQRAVMTFHHILSARKITQLHAWSGELGLQGIIKVGYPGLLLLADRPERAASHVAEYVRRVKRMRWQTCELRILEDAPSVPALCALQNALAGARNSHTARRSALAHLDTLKQIAPILRDADYAGAQRMQEDVDTPRFDSWEAFYRRAMRP